Below is a window of Gemmatimonas sp. UBA7669 DNA.
AGCAAGGCACAAATGACGGCCATCATCGACGCGCTCGAAGGCCGTGGCCTCGTGCGTCGCGAACGTCATGCGGTCGATCGTCGTTTCATCACCGTGTATCTCACGGAGGCCGGCCACGTGCTGCTGGCTGACGTCGGCCCCGTGCGTACCGAGGCCATTGTGAGCCTCATGCGCGAGTTGAGCGGGGAGCAGAAAACCCGCCTCACGCGTCTGTGTCGTCGCCTCATCCGTGTGCTCGATCCCGGCAGTGATGATGCGGCCGATGCCGATCGGGACACGGAAGACGCCGAGTCGCACAGTGATGTCGACGCGCCGACCGCTCCGCACACGTCCGCCAGCACTGCCGAGGCCGAGCACGTAGCCTGAGCAGCGCCCTGGGCAGTATCCCCGCCTGATTCTTTCTTCGTTTCGACCTCTCCCACCTCGCATGGCCGGCCGCCACTTCCTGCAGATTCCCGGGCCAACGCCCGTCCCCGACCGTCTCCAGCGGGCGATGCATCGCCAGATGGAAGACCATCGGTCGTCGACCTTTCCGGCCTTCACGCGCTCCATTCTGTCACGACTGCCGCAGGTCGTGCATCAGACGCGAGGCGAGGCGTTCGTGTTTCCCGCCACCGGCTCGGCCATGTGGGAAGCGGCGCTGGTCAACACGATCAACCCGGGTGGACGTCTGCTGGCGCCGCGCTTCGGTCAGTTCTCGCACCTCTTCATTCAGACGGCCCGCAACCTGGGCTATCAGGTGGAAGTGCTCGAGGAGCCGTGGGGCGAGGCGGCTGATCCATCGCGCATTGAAGCGGCCCTGGTTGCCGACCGCGCCCACGAGATTCAGGCCGTGCTGCTGGTGCACAACGAAACGGCCACTGGCGTGACCTGTGATGTGGCGGCGGTGCGCGCC
It encodes the following:
- a CDS encoding MarR family winged helix-turn-helix transcriptional regulator, with protein sequence MSKGDKKRRRALDAYGALQRVATLSASHVEVATHAFGLSASQFGVLETLQQRGPVHQQELAEALARSKAQMTAIIDALEGRGLVRRERHAVDRRFITVYLTEAGHVLLADVGPVRTEAIVSLMRELSGEQKTRLTRLCRRLIRVLDPGSDDAADADRDTEDAESHSDVDAPTAPHTSASTAEAEHVA